GAGGTGTAGATTTGGGTTTGGGTGCTGGAGGATCGGTGGTACTTGGTTGTACAGTATATGTAAAGTTGGTTGCAGGGGGGTCGGAGGTACTTGGTTGTACAGGAGGTGTAGATTTGGGGTTCGGTGTCAGTGGGTCGGTTGTACTTGGTTGTTCAGGAGATGAAGCGTTGGGGTTGGTTGCTGGAGGATCGGAGGTACTTGGTTGTACATGAGGTGTAGAGTTAGGGTTGGTTGTCCGTGGATAGGTGGCACTTGGTTGTACAGGAGGTGTAGATTTGGGTTTGGGTGCTGGAGGATCGGTGGTACTTGGTTGTACAGAAGGCGTAGAGAAAGGGCTGGGTGTTGGTGAGTCGGTTGTACTTGGCTGCAGAGAAGATCGGGGATTGGCTGGAGATGAACACGTGACGTCAGAGCACATCGCTTCCACCGGTATCTCCATGATATGCATGGTCCCCGCACACCCTGGGAACGAGCACGTCAGACGCTGTGGACCCTGGACCAGAGATGTCTTATCCAACCACGATCTCATCTCGACAAGATCGCATCCACACTTCCAGGGGTTGTCattcaagtacaagtacaacaaCCCCGGAGGTAGAGACTTCTCAATGTGTTGTAGAGTCTCGAATCTATTTCCCGATAGTTCGAGGGTTCTCAGATTCTGGGGAAGTTCTTTAGGGATGACTGTGAGAGAGTTTCTCTTCAAACTCAGTCTAACAAGTTGCTCTAGCGCGGCAAAGACACCTGTAGGGACGTCTTCTAAGTTGTTGTCGTCAAGAAAGACTTCTTGCAGAGAACGTGTCCCTTGGAAGGCGTCACTGATCAAGAATTCGATTCCGTTGGAGCTGAGATCTAGCTTCAACAAGTTAGGGAGATGGGCAAAGCTCTGGTTATGGAGAGTAGTGATGTTGTTATTGTATAGATAGAGCTGTTTTAGCGATGGAGTTGCAAACGCGTGAGAGCCAATGTgggatattttgttgttctgtagaCTCAGAGTTTGAAGACAACTCAAGCAAAGGAAGGAGTGCGATTCTATCTTCGTCagcttgttgtcttctaagttaaGCCACTCGAGACTTGTGAGGTTGCGCAGTGCTCGAATCGGGACGACAGAGAGTTTGTTTTCAGCGAGACTCAAATCACGAAGG
The window above is part of the Branchiostoma floridae strain S238N-H82 chromosome 14, Bfl_VNyyK, whole genome shotgun sequence genome. Proteins encoded here:
- the LOC118430048 gene encoding reticulon-4 receptor-like; translated protein: MSSTKGHTSFLLVFATFVSLLGEPVHTCPTPCTCVLGQLYCQAVGLTSIPSSIPSDTTFAMISGNQIAFIQTDTFLTFRNLEKLILNANQIQNISSGAFCGLSALRRLDLSENLLTVVRGETFSDLPMLERLDLRDNEISVVEEAAFANLPALRALVLSGNELVNMAENVFVLTENLRDLSLAENKLSVVPIRALRNLTSLEWLNLEDNKLTKIESHSFLCLSCLQTLSLQNNKISHIGSHAFATPSLKQLYLYNNNITTLHNQSFAHLPNLLKLDLSSNGIEFLISDAFQGTRSLQEVFLDDNNLEDVPTGVFAALEQLVRLSLKRNSLTVIPKELPQNLRTLELSGNRFETLQHIEKSLPPGLLYLYLNDNPWKCGCDLVEMRSWLDKTSLVQGPQRLTCSFPGCAGTMHIMEIPVEAMCSDVTCSSPANPRSSLQPSTTDSPTPSPFSTPSVQPSTTDPPAPKPKSTPPVQPSATYPRTTNPNSTPHVQPSTSDPPATNPNASSPEQPSTTDPLTPNPKSTPPVQPSTSDPPATNFTYTVQPSTTDPPAPKPKSTPPVQPSATYPRTTNLNCTPHVQPSTTDPPATNPNPTSSVQPSTTDPPTTKTHSTPPIQPITTDPPSTNSTPPVQPSTTDPATATSTSPVPQAPQNTTVTLPQGTAWPEHFLMNGPMLLVSACAVLLVCACVALVTYYWCRTRGRRQVAVVPSDAHENGV